GACATCGCACAGCGCACCGGCGCGGCACCACCCTTGAATCTCGCGCGTGTGCGCGGCATGGTGGGGCGCAACGAGAGGAGCGCTCGCATGCTCAGACTCCGCAACCTCGCAATCGTCCTGCTCGCCGCTTCGACCCTCGCGCTGGGGGCGTGTTCGTCGACCGGTTCATCCAGCCCCACGGATGACACCTCGTCTTCGTCGTCCGATTCGAGCACCGACGACTCGAGCGCCGACAGCGACACAGATGACTCCGGAGCCTCGTCAGGCGGCGCCGGCTCGGCGACCTTCACGGTCGACGGACAGACCTGGGAGTACCCGAGCTACCTGTGCGTGACCGGCTACGAGAACACTCAGAGCGACGTGTACTCGTTCAGCTCCACGTCGTTCACGACCGTCGACGGCGACAAGATCCAGGCGCTGGTCGACGTGCGCGATGACAGTGGCCAGGACCGCCTGTCGGGCGATGGGGTCGTGTACGAGATCACCGTCTACGACACCGAGAACGCCACCGTCGACATCTTGGCGACCGGCACCGAGGGCGTGACGATCACCGACACGACGGTGACCGTCGACGGCACGTTCAGCGACCTCGACGGCGTCAGCCACAGCATCCAGGTGGACGCGACCTGCGGCTCCTGATCGACGCGCGGCGACCGGGTCCGCAGCATCCTGGGGCGGACGAGACGTTCGTGTCAGGCGTCCGGCACCGCTACAGCCCGCAACGACAACCCGCCGATCCCCTCGAAATCCGCGGGATTGCAGGTGTAGAGCGGCACACCCTCGGCGAGCGCCGTCGCGGCGATGAGTGCGTCGAATGCCCGCGTGCGCGTCTTCCTACCCGACCTGCGGAGGTCTGCCGCGACGCGCCCGAAGGCCCGAGCGGATGCCGCGCCGAACGGCAGCGGATCGAAGTCGGCCTCCGCCTGCTGCAGATGAAGTTGGCGTGCCGCGCGCTCGGCCGGATCGTCCGTGACGAGCGGTCCGACGGAGAGTTCCGCGATCGTCACCACGCTCACGAGCGGCTCGTCGGGCAGGACTGCGGGGTCGAGCCGCCCCAGCAGCACGACCACATTCGTGTCGATGAGCCCGCGCTGGTCCGTCACAGCGACGTGTCCACGGCGGCTTCGACGTCCGCACGCAGTACGTCCGGATCGATGGCGGGCAGGTTCCGACGGCGCGCCACGAGCTCTGCCGCCGAGAGCCCCTTCTTCGCCAGGGGCCGCAGTTCGGCCACGGGCGCTCCGTCGCGTGTGACGACCACAGCCGATCCCCGCGCGACGTCATCCAAGACGGCGCCGCCGTGGTTGCGCAGATCGCGCACCGTCACCGTCCGTCGTCGGTCCATGGACCGATGGTATCACCGGTGATACAGCCGGGCTCGGAGCACGGTCGTCGGTCGCGCCGCGCCCGTCGCGTCCCGGCTGATTCCACACGGGACAGGCCGTGCATCGTTCACTCATGCAGCGAGCATGACGCCGCCCGAGTCGGCTGCTCCTCGGCATCCGCCATCCGGTGGGAACTCGCCGCGCACTCGGGTCTGGGGAGGATCGGGCGTGGGTCGCGGAGGCTTCGACGGACGCACCAGGTTCGACGGACACGCCGCGCCCCCGCCACGCCGTAGTCTGTCCCGCGTGAGCGACTACGACCTTCTCGAACTCGGCGCCCCTGACCAGTGGTACGACTACTTCGGCGGCTTCACCCCCGACC
This region of Microbacterium thalassium genomic DNA includes:
- a CDS encoding type II toxin-antitoxin system Phd/YefM family antitoxin, which translates into the protein MDRRRTVTVRDLRNHGGAVLDDVARGSAVVVTRDGAPVAELRPLAKKGLSAAELVARRRNLPAIDPDVLRADVEAAVDTSL
- a CDS encoding type II toxin-antitoxin system VapC family toxin; translated protein: MTDQRGLIDTNVVVLLGRLDPAVLPDEPLVSVVTIAELSVGPLVTDDPAERAARQLHLQQAEADFDPLPFGAASARAFGRVAADLRRSGRKTRTRAFDALIAATALAEGVPLYTCNPADFEGIGGLSLRAVAVPDA